A DNA window from Hydractinia symbiolongicarpus strain clone_291-10 chromosome 6, HSymV2.1, whole genome shotgun sequence contains the following coding sequences:
- the LOC130647520 gene encoding uncharacterized protein LOC130647520 codes for MTTLIVGFAISVVEGLAGGVLQNYKLDDGAKVEGDSTNDDDNARRDALMDFYMYDFDDDIYEEFTAQEDTQCFLKNDDNEENKKITCLSPLHFKWRETRVTAWKWLMTCVKYSFYITVLGGFIVGLAAVLLMFIDINTADVCSDVQWKNIPISVQRIRVTVQTFEGWIIQFFHIFTMYLVFGWDVIGPLHLFNWNIIAAFLDSVYRLYLQMQNAYGNHWRSAPLNVISFSMIIFNSYRIACFFHTNKWKKAVLTFQLGSQFMLGTLTLYSIVYLLIPWFVKLPPLQQAIVAAAAPLNGAVCKAINRIAAQNIKGINHPGTAYVLAMCVYSAAPIVYKTLQAEVESFKYFALLCIAHGSVGILERLSVALRDHFYIWFYKKVLKREMITCHVGMFRTPRTQRLIADLTICNIIQEIAALILTNAFVQLYALQFGSTVGGEDFKPRDILMKLLLRTVFATSVEFIFTVFGIFIMTWYLNIPIIRIWKKRWKNLLFVNLTVCCILVLYTTEYLLEVVEGKYKNINETNTCNKSTLLFFA; via the coding sequence ATGACAACATTGATTGTTGGTTTCGCTATATCAGTAGTTGAGGGTTTAGCTGGCGGAGTTCTTCAAAACTACAAGCTTGATGACGGTGCAAAGGTTGAAGGTGACAGTACAAATGATGATGACAACGCTAGGCGTGATGCTTTAATGGATTTTTATATGTATGACTTTGATGATGACATATATGAAGAGTTCACCGCGCAAGAAGACACGCAGTGCTTCCTTAAAAATGACGACAACgaagaaaacaagaaaataactTGTCTTTCGCCATTGCATTTTAAATGGAGAGAGACCAGGGTTACAGCGTGGAAATGGTTAATGACTTGTGTTAAGTATTCCTTTTACATTACTGTTCTTGGTGGTTTTATAGTTGGTTTAGCTGCTGTCCTGCTGATGTTTATTGACATAAACACTGCTGATGTATGCTCTGATGTACAATGGAAGAATATTCCTATTTCAGTACAGCGTATACGTGTTACAGTTCAAACATTTGAAGGGTggataattcaattttttcatattttcactATGTATCTGGTGTTTGGATGGGACGTTATTGGACCGTTGCATTTATTTAACTGGAATATAATTGCTGCATTTTTAGATTCCGTTTACCGTTTATATCTACAAATGCAAAATGCATATGGTAACCATTGGAGAAGTGCTCCGTTAAACGTGATATCTTTCTCTATGATAATTTTTAACAGCTACAGGATTGCATGTTTCTTCCACACTAACAAGTGGAAAAAGGCTGTGCTCACTTTTCAGTTGGGTTCACAATTCATGCTAGGAACGTTAACATTGTATTCTATTGTGTATCTACTTATCCCCTGGTTTGTTAAACTGCCTCCTTTACAACAGGCTATTGTAGCAGCTGCAGCACCACTTAATGGCGCCGTTTGCAAGGCAATAAATAGAATTGCTGCACAAAATATAAAAGGAATAAATCATCCCGGAACAGCTTATGTTCTTGCCATGTGTGTGTATTCCGCAGCTCCAATTGTGTATAAAACCTTACAAGCTGAAGTAGAATCATTTAAGTACTTCGCCTTGCTTTGTATAGCACATGGTTCTGTTGGAATCTTGGAAAGACTTTCGGTTGCACTTCGAGATCACTTTTATATTTGGTTTTATAAGAAAGTGCTAAAAAGAGAAATGATTACTTGCCATGTTGGAATGTTCCGAACACCAAGGACACAGCGTCTGATTGCAGATCTAACTATTTGTAATATAATACAGGAGATCGCAGCTCTCATTCTAACAAATGCGTTCGTGCAACTTTACGCCTTGCAGTTTGGTTCGACAGTTGGTGGAGAAGACTTTAAGCCAAGAGAcattttaatgaaattattgCTTCGAACAGTTTTTGCGACAAGCGTTGAATTCATTTTTACTGTATTTGGTATCTTCATTATGACATGGTATTTAAACATTCCAATTATTAGAATTTGGAAGAAGAGATGGAAAAATCTGTTGTTTGTAAACTTAACTGTTTGTTGCATTCTTGTGCTGTATACCACGGAATATTTGCTGGAAGTTGTAGAGGGGAAATACAAGAACATTAACGAAACAAACACTTGCAACAAGTCGACACTACTTTTCTTCGCGTAA
- the LOC130648078 gene encoding uncharacterized protein LOC130648078, translating to MAAINKLVLLQKKILILIILKRRFRGRIGKYKKSMWVRQLFKDRARRGEFNILVKDMMMFDHFYFFQTFRMHPHILETLISWVGPFIKKSSFRRETTSPAERLCLTLRYLATGDAQISLATRFRISPATVGRIIRETCQVLWNVLSEKGYLDVPNSKEKWLKIANDFRDTWNFPNCIGAIDGKHVVIQAPPRSGSMFYNYKKTYSIVLLAVCNANYEFTLVDVGEYGRQSDSGVYTSSNLGQAIDNNLIFFRHICCKFPARSGISAEIHL from the exons ATGGCTGCTATAAACAAGCTTGtgttgttgcaaaaaaaaatcttgattttgatcattttaaaaagaagatttCGAGGAAGAAttggaaaatacaaaaaaagtatgtggGTTAGGCAGTTATTCAAGGACCGTGCGAGAAGAGGAGAATTCAACATTTTGGTGAAGGATATGATGATGTTTgatcatttttacttttttcaaaccTTCCGGATGCATCCACATATTTTAGAAACTTTGATTTCTTGGGTTGgacctttcattaaaaaatcgtCATTTAGAAGAGAAACAACCTCTCCAGCCGAGCGACTGTGTTTAACATTACGTTATTTAGCCACGGGAGATGCTCAAATTTCACTTGCCACTCGATTTCGGATAAGTCCAGCGACTGTTGGGAGAATTATCAGAGAAACCTGTCAGGTTTTATGGAATGTCTTGTCAGAAAAAGGTTATCTTGATGTTCCGAACTCAAAGgaaaaatggttaaaaatagCTAATGATTTTAGAGATACGTGGAACTTTCCGAACTGCATTGGTGCAATTGATGGGAAACACGTCGTTATACAAGCTCCTCCGAGAAGCGGGTCCATGTTttacaattataaaaaaacatatagcaTCGTGTTGCTCGCTGTGTGTAATGCGAACTATGAATTCACACTGGTTGATGTAGGAGAATATGGTAGACAGAGTGATAGCGGAGTTTACACTAGCAGCAACTTAGGACAAGCAATTGAtaataatttgattttttttcggcACATTTGCTGCAAATTTCCTGCCCGCTCGGGAATTTCCGCTGA AATTCACCTCTGA
- the LOC130647522 gene encoding bromodomain-containing protein DDB_G0280777-like, with translation MASGSLPNAVTRFYEQQKQQQQQQQDRQQLRREEGNAFIPRAATASSLQQTWLLQQQQQQLQQQQLQQQQQQLNEQQEDGNNNAAFQEESSYNSVETDHLIESNLRYVEQLRREAQNVVDGETLLQQQRHQSQQQTAVAPNNLSTRVRASVVDPEVLIELVRQYPCLWNTKLNVYRDQIKKKKAWEIISASLNGAFTVDVLKNKWKLIRDSYSRCMHKREEQTRSGAAVSKLAKCRNFEALSFLRSAVSSNESDSNVDDSLASPEMSLPISQHSNRQSIDDSLTSPEVSKRRSIESVSIEDETSSITSRTSSRTEPYYKPTSTATKQKKKLASDVDVMLINSLEDVSAVCSNISKPVEPTPTNVREEKMMLIICFA, from the exons ATGGCGTCTGGATCTCTACCAAATGCTGTGACACGTTTCTACGAACAGCAgaagcagcaacaacaacaacagcaagatCGTCAACAACTGAGACGAGAAGAGGGGAATGCTTTTATCCCCAGAGCAGCTACAGCTAGCAGCTTACAACAAACTTGGTTGctgcagcaacaacaacaacaacttcagcaacaacaacttcagcaacaacaacagcaacttaATGAACAACAAGAAGATGGCAACAATAATGCAGCTTTTCAGGAAGAAAGCTCCTACAACAGCGTCGAAACCGACCACTTGATAGAGAGCAACTTGAGATATGTTGAGCAATTACGCAGAGAGGCCCAAAATGTTGTCGATGGTGAAACTCTGCTGCAACAACAACGACACCAATCTCAACAACAAACTGCTGTAGCACCAAATAATCTTTCTACAAGAGTAAGAGCATCAGTGGTAGATCCTGAAGTATTAATCGAACTAGTACGGCAATATCCATGTTTATGGAATACAAAGCTGAACGTGTACCGTgaccaaattaaaaagaaaaaagcctGGGAGATAATTTCGGCATCGTTAAATGGAGCTTTTACAG TTGATGTTTTGAAGAACAAGTGGAAACTTATTCGAGACAGTTATAGCCGTTGTATGCATAAACGAGAAGAACAAACGAGATCCGGTGCAGCTGTATCAAAGCTCGCAAAATGTAGAAATTTTGAGGCTCTTAGTTTTCTCAGAAGTGCAGTGTCATCAAACGAAAGTGATAGTAATGTGGATGATTCTTTAGCCAGCCCAGAGATGTCACTTCCAATCTCACAGCATTCAAATAGACAGTCAATTGATGATTCTTTAACTAGTCCAGAGGTGTCGAAAAGAAGGTCAATTGAATCGGTGTCAATTGAAGATGAAACTTCTTCGATAACATCCAGAACATCATCACGAACTGAACCGTATTACAAGCCAACATCCACtgcaacaaaacaaaagaaaaaattggcCTCAGATGTCGATGTGATGTTGATCAATTCTTTGGAAGATGTCAGTGCTGTGTGCAGCAACATCAGTAAACCTGTCGAGCCAACACCAACCAATGTCAGAGAAGAAAAAATGATGCTGATCATTTGTTTTGCATGA
- the LOC130647521 gene encoding putative nuclease HARBI1 — MAAINKLVLLQKKILILIILRRRFRGRIGKYKKSMWVRQLFKDRARRGEFNILVKDMMMFDHFYFFQTFRMHPHILETLISWVGPFIKKSSFRRETTSPAERLCLTLRYLATGDAQISLATRFRISPATVGRIIRETCQVLWNVLSEKGYLDVPNSKEKWLKIANDFRDTWNFPNCIGAIDGKHVVIQAPPRSGSMFYNYKKTYSIVLLAVCNANYEFTLVDVGEYGRQSDSGVYTSSNLGQAIDNNLLNIPTPRAIPGYYSNKMFPFTFVADEAFALKTFMMRPFPRRNVLDSSEIIFNYRLSRARRVIENSFGILASRFRIFRRPIIANADNVKFITKAAIALHNFLMKSQSATHTYCPPELVDQETMRFTRPGQWRSDITNGGALTHLVSQGSHNFTRDAKTVREDFKVYFNSIDGAVGWQEEMVNSTTNPFDEEY; from the coding sequence ATGGCTGCTATAAACAAGCTTGtgttgttgcaaaaaaaaatcttgattttgatCATTTTAAGAAGAAGATTTCGAGGAAGAAttggaaaatacaaaaaaagtatgtggGTTAGGCAGTTATTCAAGGACCGTGCGAGAAGAGGAGAATTCAACATTTTGGTGAAGGATATGATGATGTTTgatcatttttacttttttcaaaccTTCCGGATGCATCCACATATTTTAGAAACTTTGATTTCTTGGGTTGgacctttcattaaaaaatcgtCATTTAGAAGAGAAACAACCTCTCCAGCCGAGCGACTGTGTTTAACATTACGTTATTTAGCCACGGGAGATGCTCAAATTTCACTTGCCACTCGATTTCGGATAAGTCCAGCGACTGTTGGGAGAATTATCAGAGAAACCTGTCAGGTTTTATGGAATGTCTTGTCAGAAAAAGGTTATCTTGATGTTCCGAACTCAAAGgaaaaatggttaaaaatagCTAATGATTTTAGAGATACGTGGAACTTTCCGAACTGCATTGGTGCAATTGATGGGAAACACGTCGTTATACAAGCTCCTCCGAGAAGCGGGTCCATGTTttacaattataaaaaaacatatagcaTCGTGTTGCTCGCTGTGTGTAATGCGAACTATGAATTCACACTGGTTGATGTAGGAGAATATGGTAGACAGAGTGATAGCGGAGTTTACACTAGCAGCAACTTAGGACAAGCAATTGATAATAATTTACTTAACATACCAACGCCAAGAGCGATACCAGGCTACTACTCTAATAAAATGTTCCCGTTCACCTTTGTTGCTGATGAAGCATTCGCACTGAAAACATTCATGATGCGACCATTCCCACGCAGAAATGTCCTCGACTCATCAGAAATAATTTTCAACTATCGTTTGTCACGTGCAAGGAGAGTGATAGAAAATTCATTCGGAATTTTAGCAAGTCGTTTTCGAATTTTTCGAAGACCGATAATTGCGAACGCTGACAACGTAAAGTTCATCACAAAAGCTGCAATAGCGCTTCACAATTTTCTCATGAAATCACAATCAGCTACTCATACGTATTGTCCACCTGAGCTAGTTGATCAGGAAACTATGAGATTTACAAGGCCTGGTCAGTGGCGATCAGACATAACTAATGGTGGGGCCCTGACACATTTAGTATCACAGGGGTCTCACAACTTCACCAGGGATGCAAAAACAGTGCGTGAAGATTTCAAAGTATACTTCAATTCAATTGATGGTGCTGTAGGTTGGCAAGAAGAAATGGTAAATAGCACAACAAATCCTTTCGATGAAGAATATTGA